The Bacillus sp. (in: firmicutes) DNA segment ATTCCGAGTTGAATTTGACAACTGGTTTTCAGAAACATCTTTATATGAAAATGGTAAAATTGACATTGCGCTTGATGCACTGCGCTCAAAAGGAGAGCTATATGAAGAAGATGGTGCTACGTGGTTCCGTTCGACAACATATGGCGACGACAAAGACCGCGTACTAATCAAAAACGACGGCAGCTATACTTATTTAACGCCAGACATTGCCTACCACCAAGATAAATTAAAGCGCGGCTTTGAAAAGCTCATTAACATTTGGGGTGCAGATCATCACGGTTATATTCCAAGAATGAAAGCGGCCATTCAAGCCTTAGGCTATAATGCTGACACATTGGAAGTAGAAATTATCCAAATGGTAAATCTCTTCCAAAACGGTGAAAAAATGAAAATGAGCAAGCGAACTGGTAAAGCGGTAACGCTGCGTGAGCTTATGGAGGAAGTAGGCATTGACGCGATGCGTTATTTCTTCGCGATGCGCAGTGCGGATAGCCACTTGGATTTTGATATGGATTTAGCGGTATCGAAATCAAATGAAAATCCAGTTTATTATGCGCAATATGCCCATGCCCGTATTTGCAGCATGCTCCGCCAAGGAGAGGAACAAAATCTTTCCTATGAAGCCGAATTAGATCTTTCCTATATTCAAGCGGAAAAGGAAATTGATTTACTGAAAAAACTCGGTGAATTCCCAGAAGCGGTTGCTGAAGCAGCTGAAAAGAGAATGCCGCACCGCATCACAAATTACATCAATGAGCTTGCCTCAGCACTTCACAGCTTTTACAACGCTGAAAAAGTAATTAATCTTGACGAGCTTGAAAAATCGAAGGCACGTTTAGCCTTAGTAAAAGCTGTACAAATTACATTGAAAAATGCCTTAGATTTAGTTGGCGTTTCAGCACCTGAGAAAATGTAAAAATATCATGTCAAAGCCCTCGGCAGTTTCCATTTGGATTCACCTGAGGGCTTTTGCGCTAAGGAGAAATAAGTTATGCATATTATAAAAAATAATCTTCAAATAAAGCGCATATATGAGCCGCCAACTACTAATGATGGCCTGCGCGTCTTAATTGACCGGTTATGGCCGCGGGGCATCGCAAAAGAAAAGGCAAAAGTCGACCTTTGGCTAAAAGAAATCGCCCCAAGTCCAGAGTTGCGAAAGTGGTTTTCCCATAACCCAGAGCGTTTCTCGCAATTCCGCGAACATTACTTAAAAGAATTACAGGAAGATCCAGTCCATAAAGAGCAAGTAGAAATATTACAGCAAAAAATGACTGAACGTCCTGTCACATTGTTATACGCAGCGAAAGATTGCGTACATAATCATGCGGTTATATTGTATGAGTTTTTAATTGATAAAAAGTAAATCTCCTACAACAAATCAGAAATTAACGAGGAAACGAGTTCTTTGCCTCGCTGTAAAATAGGTCGCTTTTCAAAGCGAGCTAACGTAAACTTTTCTGATTGGCGAAAAATATCATTTAAAAATTCATTGCGAATTTTCTCGATAAAAATAGGGTCGCGAATAAAGCAGTTAAGCTCATCATTAATAAAAAAGCTGCGCTTATCAAAATTAGCCGTTCCAAAATCACAAAGTTCATTATCAATCAAAACCAGCTTTCCATGATAGAAGCCATTCGTATAGTGATAAATATGACAGCCAGCCTTTAACATATCTTTAAAGTAAGGAAAGGTAGCCTCTTTTACAAAAGGATGGTCTGCTTTATATGGTACGAGGACAGTTACATTAACGCCACGCCTGTTTGCCTCCAAAATTGCTTGCAAAACTTCCTTCCCAGGAATGAAATAAGGAGTCCCGATTAAAATTTCAGTCTTTGCCTTATTTATTAACTCTATTAATAAATCTTTTATAAATGCACCATCTGTTGGAAGAAACCACAATGGCAAGGAGCCTTGCGGCAATTTCGGAAAGTAAGCGGGATGACCAAGCACGTTTTCCCTCGTTGCTTTTTCCCAATCTAACAAAAACTCCGTTTGTAAATCTTGAACACCATCACCAACAAGCTTTAAATGAAAATCCTGCCAGTAGCCAAGATACGGGTCTTGTCCTAAATACTCTCGGCCAATATTAAAGCCGCCGAAGTAGCCAATCGTTCCATCAATAACCGTGATTTTACGATGATTACGATAATTTAGTGAATAAAAAAAGTAAGGAAATCTAGGTTTATTGCTAAAAGAAAAATGAACGCCACTATTTCGAAGTGAACGAATTTCTTTTCTACTTATTTGACGGGAGCCAATTCGGTCTAAAAGTAAACGAACTTTAACACCTTCTTGCGCCTTTTCTTTTAATAACTTCAAAAATTCTTGGCTCACCACATCGTTTTTAACGATATAAAACAAAATATGAATATGTTTTTTTGCGTTCGAAATATCGGAAAACAAATTTTTATAAAGCTTTTCCCCATCTGTAAAAAGCACCCATTCTCCATGTCTTATCGGATAGTTTCTTTTTGATATGTTTTTCAAATGGTTTTTGCGACCGAAATAAAAATCGATCGTTAGCCAGGCTATAAAAATTAATAAAAAAATTAATATTATAGTCATAAACGTGGACTCCTCAATCATATTAATTGCTATTAGATAGTATGTACAACCTATCTTGTAGTTAAGAATATTTTTTTGAGAAAAATGTCGACTGAACGCTCGCTCAAAATTTTAAGTTTTATGTTATAATGAATTCAGAACATTTTAATATATTTGAAATTGGGCCCAATTTGATACAAGCTTTCATAAAATAAAGAAAAAAGGGGAGACATTTATGCTGTTAGCTAACTGGATTGCGTTCCTAATCATAACCGCTTACGGCATCTATTTATTTTCTTATCTAATTAAAACAAGACATGAGTACATCAAATTAGGTAAAAAAGTAGAATTTGACCGTAAGTATAAGGAACGTTTCAACAAAATTTGGGTTATGGTATTCGGACAAAAGAAGCTTATGAAAGATAAGAAAAGTGGCATTATGCATATTATGATGTTTTACGGCTTCCTGCTTGTCCAATTTGGTGCAATTGATTTCATTTGGAAAGGTTTAGTGCCAGGCTCACACCTGCCGCTAGGGCCATTGTATCCTGGCTTCACATTTTTCCAAGAAATCGTTACATTAATAATTTTGCTTGCGGTGCTGTATGCCTTTTACCGCCGTTATATTGAAAAACTTTCCAGACTAAAACGCGGCTTAAAAGCGGGTATAGTACTTATTTTTATCGGTACATTAATGTTGACTGTTTTACTTGGAAATGGAATGAACCTCATTTTGCAAGGGTATGAAGCATCAATGAGCGAACCTGTTGCATCATTCATTGCAACGATTTTTGCTGGCTTTAGTAAGCCAATTGCAGTTACCGTATTTTATATCGCATGGTGGATTCATTTAGTAGTGTTGCTTACTTTCCTTGTTTACGTGCCACAATCGAAGCATGCTCATTTAATTGCTGGACCGTTAAATGTCTTTTTTAACCGATTAGACAAGCCCGGCAAGCTCAGAACTATTAATTTTGAAGATGAAACACAAGAATCTTTTGGCGTTGGAAAAATAGAAGACTTCACACAGCATCAAATGATTGACTTTTATGCTTGTGTGGAATGTGGGCGTTGTACAAGCATGTGTCCAGCAACAGCTACAGGAAAACTGTTATCACCGATGGATTTAATAATCAAAATGCGCGACCATTTAACTGAAAAAGGGGCGGCGATTACTTCAAGGGCACCATGGGTACCAACGTTTGCCTTTGCCAACACGGTTGGTAATCAGCTAGCAATGCAAAGAGCCGGGGCTGGCAAGGGTGTGGAGGAATCGGCAGCAGCACTGGCGGGTTATGATCGAAATTTAATCGGTGATGTCATTACTGAAGAAGAAATTTGGGCCTGTACAACCTGCCGCAACTGTGAGGACCAATGTCCAGTCATGAATGAACATGTTGAAAAAATTATTGACCTGCGCCGTTATCTTGTTTTAACAGAAGGAAAAGTAGATTCAGATGCCCAGCGTGCAATGCAGAACATTGAACGCCAAGGTAATCCTTGGGGCATTAGCCGCAAGGAGCGCGAAAACTGGCGCGACCTCCGTGATGATGTTGTAGTAAAAACGGTAAAAGAAATGCAAAAAGAGGGCGCTGGGTTTGAATATTTATTCTGGGTAGGTTCGATGGGCTCCTATGATAATCGCAGTCAAAAAATCGCGCTGTCATTTGCAAAATTAATGAATGAAGCAGGCGTATCGTTTGCGATTTTAGGAAATAAAGAAAAGAACTCTGGTGATACGCCGCGCCGCCTTGGAAATGAATTTTTATTCCAAGAGCTAGCAGGCGGTAATATTGCCGAAATTGAAAAAAGCGGTGCAAAGAAAATCGTTACGATTGACCCGCATGCCTATAATACATTGAAAAATGAATATAGTGATTTCGGATTTGAAGCGGAAGTGTATCATCATACAGAAGTTTTAGCGCGGCTAGTGAAGGAAGGCCGCTTGCAGCCAATATATGCGGTCGATGAATCGATAACGTTCCATGATTCATGTTATCTTGGCCGTTATAACGAAATTTACGATGACCCGCGCGAAATTTTAAACGCGATTCCTGGTGTGAAGCTTGTTGAAATGGAGCGCAGCCGTGATTCAGGAATGTGCTGTGGTGCCGGCGGTGGGTTAATGTGGATGGAAGAGCATGTTGGCGACCGCATTAATGTGACGCGGACAGAGCAAGCGCTTCGAACGGGTTCAACGGTTATTTCCAGCGGCTGTCCATATTGCTTAACAATGTTAAGCGATGGCACAAAAGCGAAGGAAGTTGAAGACAAAGTGAAAACGTATGATGTTGCAGAATTGCTTGAAATGTCTATTTATCGTAAGGAGGAGGAAACGAAATGACAAGAACTGTTATTATAAGTGGAGCAAGAACACCCTTTGGAAAAATTGGTGGTGGTCTAAGCTCATTAACAGCGGCACAATTAGGCGGCATCGCCATTAAGGCCGCATTGAAACGAGCTAATATCGACGGCGCCCAAGTTGATGAAGTAATCATGGGGACCGTTTTACAGGGAGGGCAAGGACAAATTCCTTCCCGACAGGCGGCTCGCGAGGCAGGTATTCCTTGGGAAATACAGACAGAAACAATCAACAAAGTGTGTGCTTCTGGAATGCGAAGCGTAACGTTAGCTGATCAAATCATTCGCCTTGGTGATCAAGAAGTGATTGTAGCCGGCGGGATGGAATCGATGAGCAATGCCCCTTACTTCATGCCATCAGCCCGCTTTGGAGCACGGATGGGTGATACAAAAATGATTGATCTTATGGTCCATGATGGTTTGACCTGTTCCTTTAAAAAAGTCCATATGGGTACATATGGAAATAGTACGGCTGAAGAATTTGGTTTAACGAGGCAAGAGCAGGATGAATGGGCATTGCGTAGTCATAAGCGGGCCATTGCGGCGATTGAAGCAGGAAGGTTTAAAGATGAAATAATCCAAGTTGAAGTGCCGCAGCGTAAAGGTGCCCCGGTTGTAATCGACACTGATGAAGGTCCGCGCCAAGATACATCGCTTGAAAAACTAAGCAAATTACCTCCAGCGTTCGGCCCTGAAGGCACGATTACAGCCGGAAATGCGCCAGGTGTTAACGATGGCGCAGCTGCGTTACTATTAATGTCCGAAGAACGAGCCCAAAGAGAAGGAAAAGCAATATTGGCCACAATCGTTGGCCATGCAGCAATTGCCGTTGAGGCCCATCGTTTTCCGGAAACGCCAGGCATCGTCATCAATGAACTATTGAGGAAAACAGGCAAATCATTAAATGACATCGCTTTATTTGAAATCAATGAAGCATTTGCCGCAGTTGCTTTAACGAGCGGAAAAATAGCCGGGCTTGACCCTGAAAAAGTCAATGTTAACGGCGGTGCTGTAGCTTTAGGACATCCAATTGGAGCCAGCGGTACACGGATTATTTTGACATTAATTCATGAATTGAAACGGCGCGGCGGCGGACTTGGCATTGCCGCAATCTGCAGCGGTGGCGGTCAAGGCGACGCCATCATGGTTGAGGTGAACTACCAAAACTAATGCAATTGTGAATTTCGTGGAAAAACAGCGCAATTCCGTGGAAATGGTCATGGATTTTGTGGATAAAAGCCAACTTTCGTGGATAAAGTGATGAATTTCGTGGATATGCAATTCAAAATCAAATTGGGGAGGAATAATTGATGAGCATTCAAAAGGTAATGGTAATTGGAGCAGGACAAATGGGCTCTGGTATTGCCCAAGTTTGTGCAATGGCAGGCTTCGATGTTATTTTACAAGATGTGAAACAAGACTTTTTAGCGCGCGGCATTGGCATCATCAGCAAAAACCTTCAGCGCCAGGTTGATAAAGGGCGCATGACCGCAGCAGAAAAGGAAGCGATTAGCACCCGTATCGAAACATCAATAGATATCAAGTCTGCTAGTAAAGTAGATATCGTCATTGAAGCAGCGACAGAAAACATGGAAATTAAAAGCGGTATATTCAAGCAATTAGCCGAAATTGCACCAGCGCATGCGATTTTAGCAACGAATACATCTTCGCTGCCAATTACGGAAATTGCCGCCGTCACAAACCGTCCGGAAAAAGTCATTGGCATGCATTTTATGAATCCAGTTCCAGTTATGAAGCTCGTTGAGATTATTCGTGGTTTAGCAACTGCTGACGAAGTGTACGCTGCGATTGAAGACATGACAAAAAAGTTAAACAAAGTGCCAGTTGAAGTGAATGATTTCCCTGGCTTCGTTTCCAACCGCGTGTTAATGCCAATGATTAACGAAGCGATTTACACCGTTTATGAGGGAGTGGCAACACCTGAAGCCGTTGATGAGGTTATGAAGCTAGGCATGAACCATCCAATGGGCCCGTTAACTTTAGCTGACTTTATCGGTCTTGATACTTGCCTTTACATTATGGAAGTCCTTCATGAAGGCTTTGGCGATGACAAATATCGACCATGCCCATTACTGCGAAAATATGTAAAAGCAGGCTGGCTAGGCAAAAAATCAGGCCGTGGCTTTTACAAATATGAGTAAATCCTTCTAAAAAGCATCAAGGGGGACTAAGACTATGAAACTAACATTTACAGAAGAACAAGAAATGATGCGAAAAATGGTCCGTGATTTTGCCCAAACAGAAATTGCTCCATTTGTTGAACGAATGGAAGAGCATGACGAGTTTCCGCGCGAAATTCTTAACAAAATGGCAGGGCTGGGCTTAATGGGGATTACGATTCCGGAAAAATACGGCGGCGCTGGCATGGATTATATTTCATATATTATAGCGATTAACGAGATTTCAAAAGTGAGCGCAACAGTGGGGGTCATTTTATCTGTTCACACATCCGTTGGCACAAACCCAATCGTTTATTTTGGAACGGAAGCGCAAAGGGGGAAATATATTCCAAAGCTTGCGACCGGTGAGTACTTAGGGGCATTTGCATTAACAGAGCCAAACGCTGGGTCAGATGCAGCCGCTTTAAAAACACGTGCAAAAAGAAATGGCGATTTTTATGTTTTAAATGGATCGAAAATTTTCATTACAAACGGCGGGGAAGCCGATACGTATATCGTTTTTGCGATTACTAACCATGAAAAAGGAACAAAAGGGATTTCGGCGTTCATTGTCGAAAAAGATACACCAGGTTTAATTATCGGAAAAAATGAACGTAAAATGGGCCTCCACGGTTCTAAAACTGTGCAGTTAACATTTGAGGACTGCCAGGTTCCTGCTGAAAATTTACTAGGTGTGGAAGGCGAAGGTCTTAAAGTAGCGATGAGTAATCTCGAATATGGACGCATCGGCATTGCCGCGCAGGCGTTAGGGATTGCAGAAGCAGCTTTAGAAGCAGCTGTTCGTTATGCAAAAGACCGCAAGCAATTTGACAAGCCAATCGCGCTCCAGCAAGGAATCGGTTTTAAGCTGGCGGATATGGCCACGGCGGTTGAAGCTGCAAAGCTATTAGTCTATCGCGCCGCCTATTTAAAAGGAAGTGGCCTACCGTGCGTGCAGGAGGCACCAATGGCGAAGCTGTTTGCCTCAAAAACAGCGATGGAAGTAGCCACAGAAGCAATTCAAGTGTTTGGCGGCTACGGCTATACAAAAGAATATCCCGTGGAACGTTACTTCCGTGATGCGAAAATCTGTGAAATTTACGAGGGTACAAGTGAAATACAGCGCATCGTAATCAATCGAAATTTGCTTACAGATTGACTGAGCCCTCAGTCAAAAAAAGAAGAAATTGTTGCGTAAATAATCTCTATGAGCATGGAGTGCACCATGATATAAATAAATCTTTGCTATAAATTACTTGGATTTTTTAAAAATATAAACAAGGGGGACGAAACAATGAACTTCCAATTATCTGAAGAACATGAAATGCTCCGAAAAATGATCCGTGACTTTGCAAATGAGGTGGTAGCTCCAACGGCTGCGGAACGTGATGAGGAAGCACGATTTGACCGCGAAATTTTTGAGCAAATGGCTGAGCTTGGTTTAACAGGGATTCCATGGCCGGAAGAATACGGCGGCAGCGGCTTTGATTATTTAGCCTACGTCATTGCTGTTGAAGAGCTTTCCCGCGTCTGCGCATCAACAGGTGTAACATTGTCAGCGCATGTTTCATTAGCAGGCTGGCCAATTTACAAATTCGGCTCTGAGGAGCAAAAACAAAAATATTTGCGTCCAATGGCAGAAGGAAAAAAAATCGGTGCCTACGGTTTAACAGAACCAGGTGCAGGCTCGGATGCAGGCGGTATGAAAACGATTGCAAGGCTTGTTGGAGACGAGTATATTTTAAATGGCTCAAAAATCTTTATCACAAATGGCGGTATTGCCGATACTTATGTTGTATTTGCTCTAACTGATCCAGAGCAAAAGACAAAAGGAGTAAGTGCCTTTATCATTGAGAAAGACTTCCCAGGCTTTTCTGTCGGTAAAAAAGAAAATAAATTAGGGATTCGCTCATCGCCAACAACAGAAATCATCTTTGAAGATTGCCGTGTACCGAAAGAAAACCTACTTGGCAATGAAGGCGAAGGTTTTAAAATTGCGATGATGACGCTTGACGGTGGGCGCAACGGTATTGCTGCCCAAGCTGTTGGAATTGCTCAAGGTGCTTTAGATGCCGCGGTAGCTTATGCAAAAGAGCGAAAGCAGTTTGGTAAGCCAATTGCCCTCCAGCAAGGCATCGGCTTCAAGCTTGCGGACATGGCAACAGCGATTGAAGCCTCAAGACTATTAACCTACCAAGCTGCATGGAAAGAGTCAGCCGGTTTGCCATACGGTCAAGCATCAGCAATGGCGAAGCTAATGGCTGGGGATACGGCAATGAAGGTAACAACAGAGGCTGTTCAAGTTTTCGGGGGCTATGGCTATACGAAGGAATATCCAGTTGAACGCTATATGCGTGATGCCAAAATCACGCAAATTTATGAAGGCACACAAGAAATTCAACGCCTTGTGATCTCAAGGATGTTGATAACGGATTAATTTTAGTGGAGAATGTAAATTGAGCGCGTCTAAATAAAAAAAGTTGGTCGCGCTCCATTTCACATGAGGGAGAGAACGACTTTGATGACGAAACGAGAAGTGCCGGCTTCAGTTAAAGACGAGAAGCTTATTCAAAAAAGACGAGACCAAATGATTAAGGGAGCAGTAAAGCTTTTTATTAAAAAAGGCTTTCACCGTAGTACAACTAGAGAAATTGCCAAAGCCTCTGGTTTCAGTATCGGCACGCTCTATGAATATATTCGCAAAAAAGAAGATGTTCTTTATTTAGTTTGTGACTCCATCTATGACCAAGTGCAAGAACGACTACAGCAAGTTATCGATACAGATAAAGGCAATATTGAAAGTTTGCGTGATGCAGTTACAGCTTATTTTAAAGTAATGGATGAAATGCAGGATGAAGTGCTCGTAATGTACCAAGAGGCCAAATCATTAACAAAGGATGCCCTTCCATATGTGTTGAAAAAAGAACTTGAAATGGTTGGCATGTTTCAAAGTGTAATAGAAGGCTGTGTTCGTAATGGTGAACTAAATTTAGAGGATCAGGAAATTAAGCTCATTGCCCATAATATATTTGTTCAAGGCCAAATGTGGGCTTTTCGCCGCTGGATTTTGCGGAAGCTATATACGCTCGAGGAGTATACAGAACTGCAAATAAGGCAGCTACTGTGTGGGGTCACGGCTAAATAAACATGAAGACAAAGGGGGAGTAAAGATTGGTTGAAGTGTATCGACTTAAAAATCATGTTCGTTTTGTGACAGCATCAAGCTTGTTTGATGGCCATGATGCCTCAATAAATATAATGAGAAGAATCCTTCAAGCAAGCGGAGCAGAGGTCATTCACCTTGGGCATAACCGCTCTGTTGAAGAAATTGTCAACGCTGCCATCCAGGAGGATGTCCAAGGAATTGCGGTTTCCTCCTATCAAGGCGGTCATGTTGAATATTTTAAATATATGTATGATTTATTAAAAGAAAGAGGAGCATCACATATCCGCATCTACGGTGGTGGCGGTGGGGTCATTATTCCTAAGGAAATAAAGGAGCTCCATGATTATGGGATCGCTCGTATCTTTTCACCAGACGATGGTCGTGGACTAGGCTTGCAAGGTATGATTAACACGATGATCGAAGAATGTGATTTTCCAACTGTTACTGGGTTAAAGGAAGAAGAACTCGAGCGTCTTAAAGCAGGGGATCACCAAGCGATCGCTAAATGCATTACGATAGCAGAAAATGCAATGACGTCAACAGATGAGGCCGCAGCAACAGCACAATCAATCCTTTCAAAAGTAAAAGCACTAGAAAAAAATGTCCCGGTTGTCGGCATTACTGGAACAGGCGGCGCCGGAAAATCCTCGTTAACAGATGAACTCATTCGCCGTTTCATTCATGAAATTCCTAACAAAAAAGTGGCGATTCTATCAATAGACCCGACAAAACAAAAGACAGGCGGTGCTCTCCTTGGCGACCGTATTCGTATGAATTCGATTTTCAACCCGCGTGTTTATATGAGGAGCCTTGCTACTCGCACATCAAAATCGGAGCTTTCAGCAGCTATTAAAGAGGTAATTCAAGTTGTAAAGGCGGCTGGCTTCGACCTCATCATCGTTGAAACGAGCGGAATTGGTCAAGGTGATGCGGGTATTACTGAAGTAACTGATCTCTCCATGTATGTAATGACGAGTGAATTTGGAGCGCCATCACAGCTTGAAAAAATAGATATGATTGATTATGCTGATTTGATTGTCATTAACAAATTTGAACGCCAAGGCTCAGAGGACGCCCTCACTCAAGTTCGCAAACAATATCAGCGCAGCCATCATCTTTTTGAAAAAGAGCCAGAGGAGCTGCCTGTTTACGGTACAATTGCCAGCCAATTTAACGATGAAGGGACAAACACATTGTTTGTAGCATTTCTTGAAAAAATCGAGGCGAAATTCGGCGGCGAATGGTCAACGAACCTTAAAAAATCAAATAAAGTTGTGAAGCAAAACATCATCATTCCAAACAGTCGCCGCCATTACCTCAGAGAAATTGCCGATACCGTCCGCTATTATCACAAACAGACAGAAGAGCAAGTAAAAATTGCTCGTCAGCTGTTCCAAGTAACAGGAACACTGGAAGTTTTAAAATTTAAAGAAACAAACAGTGAAGTAATCCAATCATTAGAGGCACTGAAAGCTTCGATTGAAGAAAGGCTGACAGCGGAATCTAAGAAAATATTACATGAGTGGCCGCATCTTCTTAAAGAGTACAGTGGCAAAGAGTTGGTCACAAAAGTCCGCGATAAGGAAATTCGTACACAATTAACAACTCGCAGTCTTTCAGGTCTTGATATTCCAAAAGTGAAGCTACCGAAATATGAAGATTCGGGCGAAATTTTACGCTGGGTTTACAAAGAAAATGTACCAGGGTGCTTCCCATACACAGCGGGCGTATTCCCATTCAAGCGCCAAGGTGAAGACCCGAAACGCCAGTTTGCTGGGGAAGGCACACCTGAACGGACAAATCGCCGCTTCCATTACTTATCAAAGGATGATGATGCGAAACGTTTAAGTACGGCTTTTGATTCGGTTACCCTCTACGGCGAAGACCCGGATGAGCGTCCCGATATTTTTGGAAAAGTAGGCGAGAGCGGTGTCAGCATTTGTACGCTCGATGATATGAAAAAGCTTTATGCCGGCTTTGACTTATGTGCACCATCGACATCCGTATCAATGACCATTAACGGCCCGGCGCCAATAATCCTTGCCTTTTTCATGAACACAGCAATTGATCAGCAAGTCCGTATATTTGAAGAAGAAAATGGACGCATTCCAACTGTCGAGGAATTTACAAAAATTAAAGAGTGGACGCTGCAAACAGTACGCGGAACA contains these protein-coding regions:
- a CDS encoding TetR/AcrR family transcriptional regulator, coding for MTKREVPASVKDEKLIQKRRDQMIKGAVKLFIKKGFHRSTTREIAKASGFSIGTLYEYIRKKEDVLYLVCDSIYDQVQERLQQVIDTDKGNIESLRDAVTAYFKVMDEMQDEVLVMYQEAKSLTKDALPYVLKKELEMVGMFQSVIEGCVRNGELNLEDQEIKLIAHNIFVQGQMWAFRRWILRKLYTLEEYTELQIRQLLCGVTAK
- a CDS encoding acyl-CoA dehydrogenase, whose protein sequence is MNFQLSEEHEMLRKMIRDFANEVVAPTAAERDEEARFDREIFEQMAELGLTGIPWPEEYGGSGFDYLAYVIAVEELSRVCASTGVTLSAHVSLAGWPIYKFGSEEQKQKYLRPMAEGKKIGAYGLTEPGAGSDAGGMKTIARLVGDEYILNGSKIFITNGGIADTYVVFALTDPEQKTKGVSAFIIEKDFPGFSVGKKENKLGIRSSPTTEIIFEDCRVPKENLLGNEGEGFKIAMMTLDGGRNGIAAQAVGIAQGALDAAVAYAKERKQFGKPIALQQGIGFKLADMATAIEASRLLTYQAAWKESAGLPYGQASAMAKLMAGDTAMKVTTEAVQVFGGYGYTKEYPVERYMRDAKITQIYEGTQEIQRLVISRMLITD
- a CDS encoding methylmalonyl-CoA mutase family protein, producing MVEVYRLKNHVRFVTASSLFDGHDASINIMRRILQASGAEVIHLGHNRSVEEIVNAAIQEDVQGIAVSSYQGGHVEYFKYMYDLLKERGASHIRIYGGGGGVIIPKEIKELHDYGIARIFSPDDGRGLGLQGMINTMIEECDFPTVTGLKEEELERLKAGDHQAIAKCITIAENAMTSTDEAAATAQSILSKVKALEKNVPVVGITGTGGAGKSSLTDELIRRFIHEIPNKKVAILSIDPTKQKTGGALLGDRIRMNSIFNPRVYMRSLATRTSKSELSAAIKEVIQVVKAAGFDLIIVETSGIGQGDAGITEVTDLSMYVMTSEFGAPSQLEKIDMIDYADLIVINKFERQGSEDALTQVRKQYQRSHHLFEKEPEELPVYGTIASQFNDEGTNTLFVAFLEKIEAKFGGEWSTNLKKSNKVVKQNIIIPNSRRHYLREIADTVRYYHKQTEEQVKIARQLFQVTGTLEVLKFKETNSEVIQSLEALKASIEERLTAESKKILHEWPHLLKEYSGKELVTKVRDKEIRTQLTTRSLSGLDIPKVKLPKYEDSGEILRWVYKENVPGCFPYTAGVFPFKRQGEDPKRQFAGEGTPERTNRRFHYLSKDDDAKRLSTAFDSVTLYGEDPDERPDIFGKVGESGVSICTLDDMKKLYAGFDLCAPSTSVSMTINGPAPIILAFFMNTAIDQQVRIFEEENGRIPTVEEFTKIKEWTLQTVRGTVQADILKEDQGQNTCIFSTEFALRVMGDIQQYFIDHKVRNYYSVSISGYHIAEAGANPISQLAFTLANGFTYVEYYLSRGMDIDDFAPNLSFFFSNGLDPEYTVLGRVARRIWAIAMKNKYGANERSQKLKYHTQTSGRSLHAQEIDFNDIRTTLQALIALMDNCNSLHTNAYDEAITTPTEESVRRAMAIQMIITKEFGLTKNENPLQGSFIVEELTDIVEEAVLQEFERLNDRGGVLGAMETQYQRSKIQEESMYYEHKKHSGELPIIGVNTYLNPNPPSEEEMNSIELARATKEEKESQIHNLRKFQEVHAAEVEAALTKLKEVAVSGGNIFAELMETVKVASLGQITTALYEVGGQYRRNM